A window from Chryseobacterium vaccae encodes these proteins:
- a CDS encoding DUF937 domain-containing protein translates to MSLIDLLTGNTSNQVAEQAENKFGISRNQIIALLAVAAPLIISYLRNKSQDSKEAEALNNALDKDHDGSILNDASQIESRQAEGGSILDHIFGGQKSTVENQLSQNTGISIDKIGPILAMLAPVVMGYIGKEKQQSNVGAGGLGDLLGGILGNASNQAQAQQSNPLNDILGSVLGGGQSQSSGSPLNDILGSVLGGGNNQQQSGGLGSILGNILGGK, encoded by the coding sequence ATGAGTTTAATTGACCTACTTACAGGGAACACCAGCAATCAGGTTGCTGAACAGGCTGAAAATAAATTTGGAATCAGCAGAAACCAGATTATTGCTTTACTGGCAGTCGCTGCCCCTCTGATTATTTCTTATCTCAGAAACAAATCACAGGACTCCAAAGAAGCAGAAGCCCTGAACAACGCTCTGGATAAAGACCACGATGGAAGTATCCTTAATGACGCTTCACAGATCGAATCAAGACAGGCAGAAGGCGGATCTATCCTTGACCATATTTTTGGCGGGCAAAAAAGCACTGTAGAGAACCAACTTTCTCAGAATACAGGAATCTCCATTGACAAAATAGGACCAATCCTTGCCATGTTAGCTCCTGTTGTAATGGGCTATATCGGAAAAGAAAAGCAGCAGAGCAATGTAGGTGCAGGTGGTTTGGGAGATCTTTTAGGAGGAATCCTTGGAAATGCATCCAACCAGGCTCAGGCTCAACAGTCTAATCCTTTGAATGACATTTTAGGAAGTGTTTTAGGAGGAGGACAATCCCAATCTTCAGGAAGCCCGTTAAATGACATTTTAGGAAGCGTACTTGGAGGTGGAAACAACCAACAGCAAAGTGGCGGCTTAGGCAGTATCCTTGGAAATATTTTAGGAGGAAAATAA
- a CDS encoding 30S ribosomal protein THX → MGKGDKKSRRGKINSGSYGKRRPRKSSKRAAENKAKS, encoded by the coding sequence ATGGGAAAAGGAGACAAAAAATCAAGAAGAGGTAAGATCAATTCGGGAAGCTATGGAAAAAGAAGACCGAGAAAATCTTCTAAACGTGCTGCTGAAAACAAAGCAAAGTCGTAA